One Microbacterium marinum genomic window carries:
- the lepB gene encoding signal peptidase I — MSTEPASPSTDLPARAKAGRGPWLFLRDILVILLVAILVSFLVKTFLVRSFYIPSGSMENTLQEQDRILVDELTPRFGGYDRGDVVVFRDPGGWLPATYEPPQPPLAAAVDWITSLVGLTASDSEDHLVKRLIGLPGDHVVCCNALGQTTVNGVPLDEADYLKLGASQSAPRELEYDVTVPEDSVWVMGDNRDNSQDSRYHQDQPGQGFVPIENIVGRAFIKTWPLDRLGMIDGHHDVFSGVPDTEPQ; from the coding sequence ATGAGCACGGAACCCGCGTCGCCCTCGACGGATCTGCCCGCACGGGCGAAAGCAGGCCGCGGGCCGTGGCTCTTCCTTCGCGACATCCTCGTCATCCTCCTCGTCGCCATCCTGGTCTCGTTCCTCGTGAAGACGTTCTTGGTCCGGTCGTTCTACATTCCGTCCGGCTCGATGGAGAACACACTGCAGGAGCAGGACCGCATTCTCGTCGACGAGCTCACCCCTCGATTCGGCGGCTACGACCGGGGTGATGTCGTCGTCTTTCGCGATCCCGGCGGATGGCTCCCGGCGACCTACGAGCCGCCCCAGCCCCCGCTCGCCGCAGCCGTCGACTGGATCACGTCGCTGGTCGGTCTGACCGCATCTGACAGCGAGGATCATCTCGTCAAGCGTCTGATCGGCCTTCCGGGCGATCACGTCGTCTGCTGCAATGCGCTCGGCCAGACCACGGTCAACGGCGTGCCACTCGATGAGGCGGACTACCTCAAACTCGGCGCCTCGCAGAGCGCCCCGAGAGAGCTCGAGTACGACGTGACCGTGCCCGAGGACTCGGTGTGGGTGATGGGCGACAACCGGGACAACTCCCAGGATTCCCGCTACCACCAGGACCAGCCCGGCCAGGGATTCGTGCCGATCGAGAACATCGTCGGTCGCGCCTTCATCAAGACGTGGCCCCTCGACCGGCTCGGGATGATCGACGGCCATCACGATGTGTTCAGCGGCGTCCCCGACACGGAGCCGCAGTGA
- a CDS encoding ribonuclease HII, whose protein sequence is MTVVAPRLSVERRLLRDHALVIACDEVGRGALAGPVAVGAAVADAALSRRRVPEGLRDSKLIVESRRASVAARVREWVPASAVGWASAAEVDSVGIIRALGLAAVRAIDGLREFGVEIDDALVILDGNHDYITPIAPIGRGVMPIIKADRDCASASAASVIAKVARDELMMSLHEEHPAYRWAQNKGYASAEHRAAISAHGLSIHHRASWSIAAAPTLF, encoded by the coding sequence GTGACCGTCGTCGCACCCCGCCTGAGCGTCGAGCGGCGCCTCCTGCGCGATCACGCGCTCGTCATCGCGTGCGACGAGGTGGGCCGCGGCGCCCTCGCCGGACCGGTCGCCGTCGGTGCGGCGGTGGCGGATGCCGCACTCAGTCGGCGGCGCGTGCCCGAAGGCCTCCGCGACTCCAAGCTCATCGTCGAGAGCAGGCGCGCCTCGGTCGCCGCCCGCGTGCGGGAGTGGGTTCCCGCGAGCGCCGTCGGGTGGGCCAGCGCTGCGGAAGTCGACAGCGTCGGCATCATCAGAGCGCTCGGCCTGGCGGCCGTGCGCGCGATCGACGGGCTGCGAGAGTTCGGTGTGGAGATCGACGACGCGCTCGTCATCCTCGACGGCAACCACGACTACATCACTCCGATCGCCCCGATCGGACGGGGTGTCATGCCCATCATCAAGGCCGACCGTGACTGCGCCTCGGCATCCGCGGCATCCGTCATCGCGAAGGTCGCGCGAGACGAACTGATGATGTCACTGCACGAGGAGCATCCGGCATACCGATGGGCGCAGAACAAGGGATACGCGAGCGCCGAGCACCGCGCCGCGATCAGCGCCCACGGGCTCAGCATCCACCATCGCGCCTCGTGGTCGATCGCCGCCGCTCCGACACTGTTCTGA
- a CDS encoding DUF2469 domain-containing protein — protein MDDEVFEDYDRELELALYKEYRDVVGQFQYVIETERRFYLANEVNVLRRDTEHDFYFEISMTDVWVWDIYRADRFVKSVRVLTFKDVNVEELQRRDFQLPDELSLDG, from the coding sequence ATGGATGACGAAGTCTTCGAGGATTACGACCGTGAGCTTGAGCTGGCGCTGTACAAGGAGTACCGCGACGTCGTCGGTCAGTTTCAGTATGTGATCGAGACCGAGCGACGCTTCTACCTCGCCAACGAGGTCAACGTCCTCCGCCGTGACACGGAGCACGACTTCTACTTCGAGATCTCGATGACCGACGTGTGGGTGTGGGACATCTACCGTGCAGACCGGTTCGTCAAGTCGGTGCGCGTCCTGACGTTCAAGGATGTCAACGTCGAGGAGCTGCAGCGTCGGGACTTCCAGCTGCCCGACGAGCTCTCACTCGACGGCTGA
- a CDS encoding YraN family protein produces MAAKDDRGRAGEQRAAAYLQDCGYRIIDRNWRHREGELDIVAARRRDLVVVEVKTRRTEWFGHPFAAVDLRRRDRLWRLACAWVVAHPEAARGLRLRLDLIGITGEDPATAVLEHLEDLR; encoded by the coding sequence ATGGCAGCGAAAGACGACCGGGGTCGCGCGGGGGAGCAGCGGGCCGCCGCCTACCTCCAGGACTGCGGCTATCGGATCATCGACCGCAACTGGCGTCACCGCGAGGGCGAGCTCGACATCGTCGCGGCCCGCAGGCGCGACCTCGTCGTGGTCGAGGTCAAGACGCGCAGGACCGAGTGGTTCGGCCACCCCTTCGCGGCGGTCGATCTCCGGCGACGCGATCGGCTGTGGCGCCTGGCGTGCGCGTGGGTAGTGGCCCATCCCGAGGCGGCTCGCGGACTTCGTCTGCGACTCGACCTGATCGGCATCACGGGGGAGGACCCGGCGACCGCGGTCCTCGAGCACCTCGAGGACCTCCGATGA